In the Euphorbia lathyris chromosome 5, ddEupLath1.1, whole genome shotgun sequence genome, one interval contains:
- the LOC136230561 gene encoding lysophospholipid acyltransferase 1-like: protein MDLEMESMAAAIGVSVPVLRFLLCFVATIPVSFFHRFIPGSFGKHLYAAASGVSLSYLSFGFSSNLHFLVPMLLGYASMILFRAHCGILTFILGFGYLIGCHMYYMSGDAWKEGGIDATGALMVLTLKVISCAINYNDGLLKEEDLRESQKKNRLTKLPSLIEYFGYCLCCGSHFAGPVYEVKDYLEWTERKGIWAHTERGPSPSPFGATVRALLQAAFCMGLYLYLVPNFPLSRFTDSVYQEWGLWKRLGYQYMSGFTARWKYYFIWSISEASIIISGLGFSGWTDTSPPKPKWDRAKNVDILGVEFAKSSVELPLVWNIQVSTWLRHYVYDRLVQKGKKPGFFQLLATQTTSAVWHGLYPGYIIFFVQSALMIAGSRAIYRWQQAVPPNLNIIKQILVVMNFAYTILVLNYSSVGFMVLSLHETITAYGSVYYIGTVLPIVLILLGHIIKPAKPARSKARKAE, encoded by the exons ATGGATTTAGAAATGGAATCCATGGCTGCGGCGATCGGAGTATCGGTGCCGGTACTCCGTTTTCTTCTTTGTTTTGTCGCGACTATTCCAGTGAGTTTCTTCCACAGATTCATCCCTGGTAGTTTTGGCAAGCACTTATATGCGGCTGCTTCTGGGGTTTCACTTTCGTATCTATCCTTCGGTTTCTCTTCGAATCTTCATTTTTTGGTGCCTATGTTGCTGGGCTACGCTTCCATGATTCTATTCCGCGCACACTGTGGAATCCTTACATTTATTTTAGGATTTGGTTATCTCATTGGCTG CCATATGTATTACATGAGTGGAGATGCATGGAAGGAAGGGGGCATTGATGCTACTG GAGCCCTGATGGTGTTAACACTGAAAGTCATATCGTGTGCTATAAATTACAATGATGGATTATTAAAAGAGGAGGACTTGAGGGAGTCTCAGAAGAAAAACCGGCTGACTAAGTTACCCTCATTGATCGAGTACTTTGGTTACTGCCTCTGCTGTGGTAGCCACTTTGCTGGTCCTGTTTATGAAGTGAAGGACTATCTTGAGTGGACTGAAAGGAAGGGG ATATGGGCTCACACAGAGAGAGGACCATCACCATCACCTTTCGGGGCAACTGTTCGCGCTCTTCTTCAAGCTGCTTTCTGCATGGGCCTGTATTTATACCTTGTGCCCAATTTCCCATTGTCCCGGTTCACTGACTCTGTATACCAAGAATGGGGCCTCTGGAAACGGTTGGGTTACCAGTATATGTCAGGATTTACAGCACGCTGGAAATACTATTTTATCTGGTCAATCTCTGAGGCCTCTATTATTATCTCTGGTCTAGGTTTTAGTGGTTGGACAGATACTTCTCCACCAAAGCCAAAATGGGATCGTGCTAAAAATGTTGATATTTTAGGCGTCGAGTTTGCAAAGAGTTCAGTTGAGTTGCCCCTTGTGTGGAACATTCAAGTCAGCACATGGCTTCGGCATT ATGTTTATGATAGACTCGTTCAAAAGGGAAAGAAACCCGGATTCTTTCAATTGTTGGCTACTCAGACTACTAGTGCTGTTTGGCAT GGATTATATCCTGGATACATCATATTCTTTGTCCAATCAGCATTAATGATTGCTGGTTCAAGAG CCATATACAGATGGCAGCAAGCTGTACCTCCAAATTTGAATATAATCAAGCAGATTCTAGTAGTGATGAACTTCGCGTACACAATTTTGGTTCTAAATTATTCATCTGTTGGTTTCATG GTACTAAGTTTGCACGAAACGATTACTGCATACGGAAGTGTATATTACATTGGCACTGTCCTGCCGATTGTGTTGATCCTCCTCGGCCACATAATTAAACCAGCGAAGCCTGCCAGATCTAAAGCTCGGAAAGCAGAGTGA